The DNA window GCGTCCTTTCTGTAGGGATGAATGGAAATTGTCGGAATGAAAATATCTGGGTTCTCTTTTGATAAACGATAGACATATTCATTTGGAACATAAAATTCTGTTTTTCCTAGATTGACTGTTCCGTCTTCGTTGTAATACTTATCGAGAGCTAATAGGTAATGTTTTCCGTGTCCGTTTATATTACGGATAATATTTGTTAGTCTTTGGACAGCTTCAGTGTCTGCATTATTTAAGTTTTTAATTTTTAAGGCACTGGAATAAATTTTAAATCGAATGTATTCCTTTAAATGAAACAGTGATTTCATGTTTGGATGAATAAATGCTCCATTTTTCGCTTCTTCAATTCCTACAATATGCGTATGGTAATCTCTAATTAAAGAAACGTCTAATCCTTCGTAGCTTTTCTTAACTAGTTCAATTGCTTCTGCGCTTGCGGTTTTATAAAAGTCTTTAGGTTCGTGATGGGACGCACCTCCTAATTTATCGAAAATGCTTTCAGCGTGAGCGAAGTTTGATAGAAAAAAAAGTAATAAAATTAATTTCAAAGTAAAGTTCTCCATAAAATTCAATTGAATTATTTAGAAATGTACAAAGATTTTTTGGCTAATAATAAAAACCCAACCTACAAATACATTCTATTTAATTTACCAAGAAGTCCAGTAAGTTTTCATTGGAGAAATGAATTTAATACTTTACGCCATATTAAAAAGATTTTCCATAAAAAATATTTGACAAACATAACGTACCATATATTATGTACGCATGATACTCCTTGCACCTACGGAACTGAGAAAAAATCTTTTTAACACGCTGGAAACTGTAAGAAAAGGTGAGACAGTCTGCATTAAAACCCGCACGGAAAACCTTTATATCATTTCTCAAAAGCAATTAGATCGACTAACGCATTCTTCTAAAGCAATAACGGCTTCAAATAAGATTAGTGGAAAGATTCTAGGCAATCTCGAAGATGCAGATAAAGAATTAAAAGAATACCTTGTTTTCCCAAAATAAATGGAAACAGATTTTTTATTCGATACTCATACTTTTATCTATTGGCAGTTAGAAGAAAAGTCGCTTTCCAAAAAAGTTTTGAAAATTCTAGAACGACAAGAAAACAACTTTTTCATTTCTTCTCTTTCTATTTTGGAAATTCAATATCTAGTTGAGATCGGACGATTGGAAATGGATATGGGAGATATTTTTTCTTATATTGATAGCACTCCCAATTTTAAAATTCTTTCGTTTGATAGACCCGCTCTTATTGAAAGTGTCAAACTTGATTCGCATCGAGATCCGTTTGATAGAATCATTGTCGCAACGGCTATTGCCTATAAGCTGAAACTTCTTACGAAGGATCGTCGTATCTTGAAATCGTTTCCGAAGGTTGCGGTTTGGTAGCTATGCGAAAATCAGAAGGCTTTAAAGAAGGAATAAAATGAAACTCTTAAATAGAATCTATCCATATTTTGCAATAGTAGGGTCAATTTTACTAGTAACTAAAATCGTATTAAACAAAGTTTTAATTGTGTATTTAGATTATGATTTAGGGAATTATAATAAGATCGCAACAATAATCATTGATATTATTATTCTCATGTTTGGAATCGGTCTTCTGAATGATAAAAGTATAGATAATAAAAGATATTGGAAAACAATTCTTTTAATCTTTTTTGTTCAAATAATGGTTAGATACCCCTTTATTGTAAAGGGATTTCAATTTAATCAAATAATCTTTTCAATGTTAATTTTTTTTGGAACTACAAGTCCACTGACAATTTTAGTAGTTATGATTTTTAATTGGTTAAATTATGTTAGCCTTGATAAAAAATATTCTAATTATTCATTGTATAGTTTTATAGCTTTACTCATAGCGGGGGTTGTTACATTGATTGGTCCAATTTTTAGTTTGTTAGAGTGGACTAATTTTTGGGGTACTTTATCATACACCTTAATAGTCTATGTTTGGGTAGCTACAACAGGTTTAAAAGTTGTTTTGAAGAGGAGAAATTTAAATGAAATTTCTAACGCTTCCAATCTTCAGGCAACAGGATAAATAGTCGAGACTACTTCCTCACCTCAAACTCATCCCCTCGATAATTATGAAATATATACGAATCCATATTCGTCTTCTGTAAGTAATCTGTGGGTAATGGAACTTTGCCTCCACCACCGGTGAGATCGGCTACGTAGGAAGGAATTGTAATTCCGCTGTTAAAACCGCGGAGTTTTTTCATTAAAGCAATGCCTTCGGAGATGGGAACTCGGAAATGAGAGCTTCCGAATACTTCATCGCATTGATGAAGATAATACGGCTTAACTCCCATTTTTACGAGTGCGTAATTTAGGGCAGATAGTTTTTCGGGTGTGTCGTTGATGTCTCGCATGAGAACGGTTTGGTTTAAAACAGTCATATGGGCTTTGGTCGAAAGTCGTTTTATTGCTTCTGCGGCATCTGCCGTGCATTCGGCAGCAGAATTAAAATGAGTTACCATAAAAAGCGGGAAGAATTCCGCCAGTCCTTCGCAGAGTTCGTCTGTAATTCGAAAGGGCAGAGTAACAGGATAACGTGTGTGAATTCGGATATGATTTATATGTGGAATCTTTTTTAATTCGCGGATAATATAGAGTATCTGGTTGTCGGAAAGGGAAAGTGGATCGCCACCAGAGAGGATTACTTCTCTTAGTTCTGTATGGGTTTTGAAGTATTCGAGTGCCTTGTCCCAATCTTCCGAGCGAGGAGTATTACTACTTTCTCCGACTTTTCGTTTGCGTGTGCAGAATCTGCAGAATACAGCGCAATTGTGGGACAGATACCAGAGTGCACGGTCTGGATAACGGTGAGTAACCCCTTTTACTGGCATATGAGCTTCTTCGCCTAGCGGGTCAATTCGTTCCAGTGGATGGCGGGTTAATTCGCCTGCGCGAGGAACAACCTGTAGTCGAATTGGGCAGATTGGATTGTTTTGATCAATTAAGGAAAGATAGTAGGGTGTGACTCCAAAGCTGAAGAACTCATCGGCTGCTTGGAATACCTTTTCTTCTTCTTCTGAAATTGGAATAAAATCTTTTAATTTGTGAGGATCATTCAGACGATTCTGAAGTTGCCATTTCCAGTTCTTCCAGTTTTCATTCACATTATTTTGCATTTTATTTCTTCTTTTTGGATTTAATTTTTTTGTTTTCTTTCTTGGGTGGTAAAAAGTTTTCACCGGTTACTACACTTTTGCCGGTCTTTGCTTCTAATTCCTTTCGAGCATTCTTAGCAACTCTTCCGCCTTGTTTACTTGCATCTGCGTTTTCTGCGAGTCCTTTGGCTTGTTCGGTTTCGGCAATTTGTCTGGTGGATAATTCTGCTAATGCGGTAAAAATTAATTCTGCCTCGCTCATATGATCCCGCAAGTTTTGAGACTTTAATCCTTTTAAGTCTTTGTGTTTTTTTACAGTCAGTCCAGTCCATTCTTGGTGAATGATATTTGTGAGTAGCGCAAACTCGTCCTTTTTCTCAACTCCACTTCCTTTCCAGTAGTCAGTTAGTTTATTTCGCGTCTCCTGCCCTGTCATGCGTTGTTGAATCCATTTTTCACTGCGACCTAATTTCTGCCAATTTTCTCTGGCTCTGTCAATACTCTGACTTGGATCGGAAATTTCTTGCATACGTTCATAACCTACTTTTGCTAACCATTGTTTGAATGGCTCTGCTTTTGGGGACGGGATGGATTGGATCAAGCGAAGCAATTGTTCTACATGGGCAACGTCAGTATCCCTCATTTTTCCGTCAGCGGCGGGCATTTTCAAAGCGTGACAAATTGTCACGGGTTCAATTCCTTCTTTTTTAAGTCTCTCTTTTAACTTACGCCAATAAGCCAAAGGGTCTTTGCTTTCTGTAAGAATTGCAAGAATATCAGTAATGCTGAAATACCATTGCTCTTTTTCAGCGTCCCAAATACGGCGCACTTTTTTTTCTTCAAAAAGTTTTATCTCTGCGTTCATCACTCTTCTCTCCCTAGGGACAACTCGTCCCCATGTAGTTTCATTTTTCTCTACTAAAAAATTTTGCTATTTCTATGCGTTAGGGATCAACTGGATGAGTGGTTCGACACATTATGTTGCGACTTTAAGAAGCAACATTGAGTTCAGCTTGGTAGCTGCTGCTCACCAACCGACCTCAATAGAATTCCACTCAGGAAGGCGAGCCCGGCGTTCATTGTTGAAGGCGCGGAAACGTTTCCGCGCCTTCAACAATGAACGCAACGCCCAAACTTTTCTCTTGACAGTGCCATTAAGTTAAAAAACCTTTATTTAACAATCAATAATCGGTAGGTTTTATGGTACTCGGCATCACAGAAGTTAGAAAAGGCATGGTTCTCAAAATTGAGAATGATATTTATACTGTTATCAAATCAGAATTTGTAAACCCTGGAAAGGGCAGCGCGTTTATCCGCACAAAACTCAAAAGCGTCATCAAAGGCTCAAGCATCGAGCGTACTTTTAAAGCAGCTGAAACTCTTGAAAGTGTAGAATTGGAAAAACGTGGCATGACTCTTTGTTACAAAGAGGGAGATCAAATCGTTTTTATGGATGTAAATGACTTTGAACAAATCCATGTTCCGATAGAATATGTCGAAGACATTCTCCCTTTCATGAAAGAAGAAGCGCAAGTCGAAGTTACTTTTTATGAAGACAAACCAATCGGTGTTATTCCGCCTAACTTTGCTGTATTAGAAGTTACTTATGCAGAAGAAGGTCTCAAAGGAGATACTTCTGGTACTGCGCTCAAGAAAGTTACTGTTGAAACTGGTGGGGAAATTAACGTTCCTATTTTTGTAAAACAGGGCGACAAAATCAAAGTTGATCTTCGCGACATTTCCTATGTGGAGCGAGTGAACAAATAAAATGGCGACTATCATTCGAAAAGGTAAACCAGAGATTACCGATACCGAAGAAGTAAAAGCATTTTTGAAAAAAGTCGGAGTAGAGTATGATCATTGGGTTGTGCCTACCTCGGCAAAATCCTTTACGGCAAAACAAACATTGACTGATGTGGAAAAGGAAGATTTACTCCTTACTGTAAACGACCGCTTCGAATTTTTAAAAGAACGAGAAGGTTATACCACTCGCGATCTCGTTGTTCTTCATCCCGACGTTCCAGGTATCAAAGATATGCTTGCCAAGTTTGACAAAGTGCATACTCACTCCGATGTAGAAGTTCGTTATATCATTGACGGTTCCGGTTACTTCGGATTTGTCGCACCTGAGGGAAATTTTTTAGTTCAAGTTTTTGAGTCTGACTTTATTTCCGTTCCTAAAGGAACACAGCATTGGTTTACTCTCGATGAAAAAATGCGTATCAAAGCAGTCCGTTATTTCAAAGACATGAGCGGCTGGGTTCCTAACTATGTTGAAGGCGCAGTGGCTAGTATTTAGTTGGCTTTTTCGTATTTGTTTGACCTAACCCCGATTTTGTATTTCTTGTCCTATCTATTCGATGAAGTCCCCTTCCCTAATAGGGAAGGGGCTACTTCGGTGTATTCTACAAATAGTTAAAGTGTGGGGTTAGGTAGTGATACAACAAATTCAGCAATTAATCAACTATAGCCGCATCTATTACGATCGCGGGTGGATGGTGGCTACTGCTGGTAATCTGTCTGTGTTTGATCGTGAGAGCGGGGAACTTTGGATTACCTCTTCAGGTAAACACAAGGGCAGGTTACAAGAAAACGATTTTATTTGTATGAGTCTCGATGGGAAAATTCTTCGTGAGACAACAAACAAACCAAGTGCCGAGACTTCTATTCACCAAGTAATATACAAGCAAATTCCTTCTGCCAATACTGTCCTTCATGTTCATACTGTTACTTCTTGTAAACTTCACTTTGGAGTTACCAAATCCAATCCAATCAAACGCGCATTGATTCCGAATGTCGAAATTCTAAAAGCATTTGGGGACTTTCGAGAAGAGCCAAATTTTTCTACCATCGTTATTTTTAATCATGGCTCTGTTGCCGATATTTCGCGTGATTTGGAAAATGCTCTCCGCGAGCGTCCTAGTGATGTGCCTTTTTTCCTCATTGAAAATCATGGTCTTACTGTTTGGGGCAAATCAGTCGAAGACGCAAACAAGAACTTGGAGGCAGCCGAGTTTGTGCTTCAGGTGATGGTTGAATAGACGCGATTATTGTATTTAAACAAGCTGAGTTTGAATACATATCACAAGTAAAATTTAGGGATATCCACTTGAAGTAAGAGTGAAAGGAAAACTCGATCGGGTGGTTGTATCTGATCAAATAAAAAACTTAGACTAGTCAAGTAGGCAGGCAAAGTAGACAAATCTGTTTTGAAGGAAGTTCAGGATAATATCTATTTGCTTTTGTTTTGATTTTATCTATTCGGGTTTCGGATTCTCTTTTGGGGACAGAATTTCTTCGACTATTTCTACTAAACCAGAATTTTTGATTATATCAAAAATAAATTTAGTATAA is part of the Leptospiraceae bacterium genome and encodes:
- a CDS encoding type II toxin-antitoxin system VapC family toxin, whose amino-acid sequence is METDFLFDTHTFIYWQLEEKSLSKKVLKILERQENNFFISSLSILEIQYLVEIGRLEMDMGDIFSYIDSTPNFKILSFDRPALIESVKLDSHRDPFDRIIVATAIAYKLKLLTKDRRILKSFPKVAVW
- a CDS encoding KamA family radical SAM protein — its product is MQNNVNENWKNWKWQLQNRLNDPHKLKDFIPISEEEEKVFQAADEFFSFGVTPYYLSLIDQNNPICPIRLQVVPRAGELTRHPLERIDPLGEEAHMPVKGVTHRYPDRALWYLSHNCAVFCRFCTRKRKVGESSNTPRSEDWDKALEYFKTHTELREVILSGGDPLSLSDNQILYIIRELKKIPHINHIRIHTRYPVTLPFRITDELCEGLAEFFPLFMVTHFNSAAECTADAAEAIKRLSTKAHMTVLNQTVLMRDINDTPEKLSALNYALVKMGVKPYYLHQCDEVFGSSHFRVPISEGIALMKKLRGFNSGITIPSYVADLTGGGGKVPLPTDYLQKTNMDSYIFHNYRGDEFEVRK
- a CDS encoding Bro-N domain-containing protein, translating into MNAEIKLFEEKKVRRIWDAEKEQWYFSITDILAILTESKDPLAYWRKLKERLKKEGIEPVTICHALKMPAADGKMRDTDVAHVEQLLRLIQSIPSPKAEPFKQWLAKVGYERMQEISDPSQSIDRARENWQKLGRSEKWIQQRMTGQETRNKLTDYWKGSGVEKKDEFALLTNIIHQEWTGLTVKKHKDLKGLKSQNLRDHMSEAELIFTALAELSTRQIAETEQAKGLAENADASKQGGRVAKNARKELEAKTGKSVVTGENFLPPKKENKKIKSKKKK
- the efp gene encoding elongation factor P — encoded protein: MVLGITEVRKGMVLKIENDIYTVIKSEFVNPGKGSAFIRTKLKSVIKGSSIERTFKAAETLESVELEKRGMTLCYKEGDQIVFMDVNDFEQIHVPIEYVEDILPFMKEEAQVEVTFYEDKPIGVIPPNFAVLEVTYAEEGLKGDTSGTALKKVTVETGGEINVPIFVKQGDKIKVDLRDISYVERVNK
- a CDS encoding acireductone dioxygenase, with product MATIIRKGKPEITDTEEVKAFLKKVGVEYDHWVVPTSAKSFTAKQTLTDVEKEDLLLTVNDRFEFLKEREGYTTRDLVVLHPDVPGIKDMLAKFDKVHTHSDVEVRYIIDGSGYFGFVAPEGNFLVQVFESDFISVPKGTQHWFTLDEKMRIKAVRYFKDMSGWVPNYVEGAVASI
- the mtnB gene encoding methylthioribulose 1-phosphate dehydratase gives rise to the protein MVATAGNLSVFDRESGELWITSSGKHKGRLQENDFICMSLDGKILRETTNKPSAETSIHQVIYKQIPSANTVLHVHTVTSCKLHFGVTKSNPIKRALIPNVEILKAFGDFREEPNFSTIVIFNHGSVADISRDLENALRERPSDVPFFLIENHGLTVWGKSVEDANKNLEAAEFVLQVMVE